A DNA window from Methylocystis heyeri contains the following coding sequences:
- a CDS encoding PD-(D/E)XK nuclease family protein yields the protein MMALQVRQRKPKAWSWSYSKLKNYRTCPRRHYHCDIAKDVPQETSDALTWGNAVHEAMAARVGKNVPLPEDMQQFEDWAAKVKTDMPGAVTSCEHELAMTAEFKASAWFGNDTWTRVKLDVLQIIPAGSTQVASLIDWKTGRIESDSEQLGIAAAVVFANFPNVQKIRTRFVFLKEDADGEEDFTRQDMPLLWAKLLPELGKMKHAAETNDYPAKPSHLCKKYCPVASCEHHGK from the coding sequence ATGATGGCGTTGCAAGTTCGCCAGCGTAAGCCCAAGGCGTGGTCGTGGTCCTATTCGAAGCTGAAAAATTACAGGACATGCCCCCGCCGTCACTACCACTGCGACATTGCCAAAGACGTTCCGCAGGAGACGAGCGACGCGCTCACATGGGGCAACGCAGTTCATGAGGCCATGGCGGCGCGCGTCGGCAAGAACGTCCCTCTGCCGGAGGACATGCAGCAATTCGAGGACTGGGCGGCAAAGGTCAAGACTGACATGCCCGGAGCGGTAACGTCTTGCGAGCACGAGCTGGCTATGACCGCCGAGTTTAAAGCGAGCGCTTGGTTCGGAAATGACACATGGACGCGCGTTAAGCTCGACGTGCTCCAGATCATTCCGGCAGGGAGCACTCAAGTCGCGTCGCTCATTGACTGGAAGACGGGTCGGATCGAGAGCGACTCGGAGCAACTCGGGATCGCCGCAGCCGTTGTGTTCGCGAATTTTCCGAACGTCCAGAAAATCAGAACCCGCTTCGTGTTCTTGAAAGAGGACGCCGATGGAGAAGAGGACTTCACTCGGCAGGACATGCCCCTGCTATGGGCGAAGCTCTTACCCGAGTTGGGTAAGATGAAGCACGCAGCGGAAACAAACGACTACCCCGCCAAACCGTCGCACCTTTGCAAGAAGTATTGCCCGGTGGCGTCGTGCGAACATCATGGGAAATAA
- a CDS encoding dATP/dGTP diphosphohydrolase domain-containing protein, which produces MSQASKERAIEGGKKFDLGKSAIDLIDPEFIKGLGDVLEYGRLKYGDRNWEEGMTWGRVFAASQRHMLQFWMGESYDIGTPEEPGSGLHHLHHAAFGLMVLAALERADAGNDSRSKLGKKQCEKKVPKVIPEASGNPPRWQRHMRKLRRAFFGL; this is translated from the coding sequence ATGTCTCAAGCAAGCAAAGAACGGGCAATAGAGGGCGGAAAAAAGTTTGATCTAGGCAAGTCCGCTATTGATTTGATCGACCCGGAGTTCATCAAGGGGCTCGGCGACGTTCTCGAATATGGTCGCCTTAAGTATGGCGATCGCAACTGGGAAGAGGGCATGACGTGGGGGCGCGTGTTCGCAGCGTCGCAGCGTCACATGCTTCAATTCTGGATGGGCGAGAGCTACGATATCGGCACGCCAGAGGAACCGGGCAGCGGGCTGCATCATCTTCACCATGCTGCGTTCGGCCTGATGGTGCTTGCTGCGCTGGAACGTGCGGACGCAGGGAACGACTCCCGCAGCAAACTAGGAAAGAAACAATGCGAGAAGAAAGTGCCAAAGGTCATACCCGAAGCGTCGGGAAATCCCCCGCGCTGGCAGCGCCATATGAGAAAGCTCCGGCGCGCATTCTTCGGTTTGTAG
- a CDS encoding DEAD/DEAH box helicase, with protein sequence MSIHVTPSGKVVMPFHGAMAAVFPEHERKLVAGTDYMALPYDVSTAIMARRFGLDMPAPVLSQYDWGNAPRTPFEVQRQTVSFLTLNTHAYVLNGMGTGKTLSALWAFDFLRVTGFARRALIVAPVSTLYATWASEIFNNLPHLKYVVLDGTKGRRLKRLNEDWDVAIVNHDGVKVVLEALNARDDIDVLVLDELAVYRNGRAARTKEMIKFAANKSWVWGMTGSPASMGPISVWAQCQIVTPHTVPKYFGHFQKAVQTKLSQFRWEDKPDALERALDVMQPSVRFSLDDVIELPAQVMQHLDVPMSAKQKTVYKAMTEAAAAMVDSGDVTAANAGALLNKLLQISAGWVYNSQGQIVELDGGARLDACIDAITSASGKVIVFANFKHVVAGISERLTAEGIEFATITGETPSATRTQIFHDFQNTSKYKVLDAAPGAMAHGVTLTEADTVIWYGPTLSLETYNQANARIRRIGQRRKQLILHLCSSPAERRMYKNLENRDMTQTKLLDLFRDRTALAV encoded by the coding sequence ATGTCCATCCACGTTACCCCGTCTGGTAAAGTTGTCATGCCCTTCCATGGGGCTATGGCGGCTGTGTTCCCAGAACATGAGCGCAAGCTCGTGGCCGGCACGGATTATATGGCTCTGCCGTATGACGTGTCTACTGCGATCATGGCGCGTAGGTTCGGCCTTGACATGCCGGCCCCCGTGTTGTCGCAATATGATTGGGGTAATGCGCCTAGGACGCCGTTCGAGGTCCAACGTCAAACCGTGTCGTTCCTCACCTTGAACACGCACGCCTACGTGCTCAATGGGATGGGGACCGGCAAGACCCTTTCTGCGTTATGGGCGTTCGACTTCCTGCGGGTCACCGGCTTCGCTCGCAGAGCCTTGATAGTTGCGCCCGTCTCGACGCTCTACGCGACGTGGGCCAGCGAGATTTTCAACAATCTCCCGCATCTGAAATACGTCGTGCTCGACGGAACGAAGGGCCGCCGGCTCAAGCGTCTAAACGAAGATTGGGACGTTGCCATAGTCAACCACGACGGCGTAAAGGTCGTCTTGGAGGCGCTCAACGCACGCGACGACATTGACGTTCTCGTGCTGGACGAACTGGCGGTGTATCGCAACGGGCGCGCGGCGCGCACGAAGGAAATGATAAAGTTCGCCGCCAACAAGTCGTGGGTCTGGGGCATGACCGGCAGCCCGGCGTCCATGGGGCCGATTTCGGTATGGGCGCAATGCCAGATCGTAACACCGCATACGGTCCCTAAATACTTTGGTCACTTCCAAAAGGCCGTGCAAACGAAGCTCTCGCAGTTCCGTTGGGAAGACAAGCCGGACGCACTCGAACGCGCGTTGGACGTTATGCAGCCCAGCGTGAGGTTCTCGCTGGACGACGTGATAGAGTTACCCGCGCAGGTAATGCAGCATTTAGACGTGCCGATGAGCGCGAAGCAGAAGACCGTCTACAAGGCCATGACGGAGGCTGCTGCGGCTATGGTTGACAGTGGCGACGTGACGGCTGCTAACGCAGGCGCGCTGCTCAACAAGCTGCTCCAAATCTCTGCCGGGTGGGTCTACAACTCACAAGGCCAAATCGTTGAGCTTGACGGTGGCGCAAGGCTTGACGCCTGCATAGACGCAATCACGTCAGCATCCGGCAAGGTGATTGTGTTTGCGAACTTCAAGCACGTTGTCGCAGGCATATCAGAGCGACTTACCGCCGAGGGTATCGAGTTCGCGACGATAACGGGCGAGACGCCAAGCGCTACGAGAACCCAGATATTCCACGATTTCCAGAACACTTCGAAATACAAGGTGCTCGATGCGGCTCCGGGGGCCATGGCGCATGGCGTCACGCTCACAGAGGCCGATACGGTCATCTGGTATGGGCCGACGCTTTCTCTGGAGACCTACAATCAAGCGAACGCGCGCATTCGTCGCATCGGGCAGAGGCGCAAGCAACTAATCCTGCATCTGTGTTCGAGCCCGGCAGAGCGACGGATGTATAAAAACCTTGAGAACAGGGACATGACGCAAACCAAGCTGCTCGATCTATTTCGGGATCGCACAGCGTTAGCAGTTTAA
- a CDS encoding DUF927 domain-containing protein has translation MAEGAQLYLERVLPLDGEHFVGVFNKENGKGAFGYPGLTADEALKVVRRFRQRPGNNVYVSLASQKGYDERQSSKTGQAFKSAKRTLETFAKSKCLYMDIDVKEKGYPSQEVAIAALYEAVDNYQLPRPTVIVGSGSGGIHAYWVLDALLDYMEWRSLSEALIDWADRAGIKFDRGVTIDGVRILRVPGTMNNKPGVNKPVTIIYLEEQDIALQDMHNALAPYKRAGVADRVREALGIGNADVLGGNYFQAAGLRDIDKVAVECPWISNQLATGGVGRDNPQWSQAVLVASFCENPEATAHRLSNGHAQYTDTETQAEITRRLKERDEGTHRVGFPSCHAIRDTGADECQTCPHFELETSPLKLGDTIAMPPEAPLPEAVRQAEEEVKRDYSLETIALKLNPFLPAGGRVNPQTGIVTAERTSENDDGDAETKRINVFKGVIFEAWISRGTDGLIFNFMTTIGGKPTQGSVSVKEAGGSSPRGPLAGQGLFLSEGKDTEAFMRDWLHNLKTAAETVITGVPFGWHTMGDKDKADAPLGFSYAGLQYSTKNPGLAPRPSEELVKQYYPAGVIEPWKDAAAAIIADNCQDRAVIIASAFAAPLMRFTGEGGVALGTFSPESGLGKSTALKIAQAVWGHPRRGLQGLDDTMNATIQKAAELNSLPVYYDELKTHDEVTNFTSTLFRLTSGKGKARLSAAAKQQETPTWDTMLVYASNDTIVAALTETTKGTVAGNVRVFEYQTRPFAPSITPSAMAQKISQLETNYGRAGEVYAKFLGANAASVRAQVAERMNSFADKLGATGEERFWVSAMVITLAGAAYANQLGLTKFNLPSMRAFLTDEFDRMRAARKIAANDLMNIQSIITIMSEFLADMASRRTIHTDQINLKARGRPKPLKLFEDPQRVDRLGVQIKYETAPGDRGIILIDESELEKWLGQKRIPITVFLTSAGNLLRADRSVGALGTGTRLAISNVRVFKIDTAEMSAEPFRKFCRDPEKPI, from the coding sequence ATGGCAGAGGGCGCGCAGCTATATTTGGAGAGAGTGCTCCCCTTAGACGGAGAGCACTTCGTCGGGGTGTTCAATAAAGAAAATGGGAAGGGGGCATTCGGATATCCGGGGCTTACTGCCGATGAAGCCTTAAAGGTTGTGCGTCGGTTCCGGCAGAGGCCGGGGAACAACGTGTATGTGTCGCTTGCATCGCAAAAGGGCTACGACGAAAGGCAATCGTCCAAAACAGGCCAAGCGTTCAAATCTGCAAAGCGCACGCTGGAGACCTTCGCAAAGTCGAAGTGCCTCTACATGGACATTGACGTAAAAGAGAAGGGGTATCCTTCACAAGAGGTCGCCATAGCGGCGCTATACGAAGCTGTGGACAACTACCAGCTCCCGCGCCCGACCGTGATAGTTGGCTCCGGTTCGGGAGGCATCCATGCATATTGGGTGCTTGACGCGCTGCTCGATTACATGGAGTGGCGCTCGCTATCCGAAGCACTCATTGATTGGGCGGATCGCGCGGGCATAAAGTTCGACCGTGGCGTTACCATAGACGGCGTGCGCATCCTTCGCGTGCCGGGGACGATGAACAACAAGCCGGGCGTCAACAAGCCCGTCACGATCATCTACCTAGAGGAACAGGACATTGCGCTCCAAGACATGCACAACGCACTCGCGCCCTACAAGCGAGCCGGTGTCGCTGACAGAGTGCGAGAGGCGCTCGGTATCGGGAACGCTGATGTTCTTGGTGGAAACTATTTCCAGGCTGCCGGGCTGCGAGACATCGACAAGGTTGCAGTTGAGTGCCCTTGGATTTCTAACCAGCTTGCTACTGGAGGCGTTGGGCGCGACAACCCCCAATGGTCGCAAGCCGTCCTAGTCGCCTCGTTCTGCGAGAACCCAGAAGCTACAGCGCACAGGCTGTCAAACGGCCATGCGCAATACACCGATACAGAGACTCAAGCCGAGATAACGCGCCGCCTCAAAGAGCGCGACGAAGGCACGCACCGCGTCGGTTTTCCGTCGTGCCATGCCATTCGCGACACGGGCGCGGACGAATGTCAGACTTGCCCCCATTTCGAGCTTGAGACCTCACCGCTAAAGCTCGGCGACACAATTGCCATGCCGCCCGAGGCCCCATTACCCGAAGCGGTAAGGCAAGCCGAAGAAGAAGTCAAGCGGGATTACTCGCTTGAAACCATCGCCCTCAAACTAAACCCATTCCTGCCGGCAGGAGGGCGGGTGAACCCTCAAACCGGGATCGTCACAGCCGAACGAACATCTGAGAATGACGACGGCGACGCTGAGACCAAGCGCATCAACGTGTTCAAGGGCGTCATCTTCGAGGCTTGGATTTCCAGGGGCACGGACGGCCTCATATTCAACTTCATGACGACTATCGGCGGCAAGCCCACGCAGGGTAGCGTATCCGTCAAGGAAGCTGGCGGATCATCCCCAAGAGGGCCGCTGGCGGGGCAGGGGCTCTTTCTGAGCGAGGGCAAAGATACCGAGGCATTCATGAGAGACTGGCTCCACAACCTCAAGACTGCCGCCGAGACCGTCATTACTGGCGTTCCGTTCGGGTGGCACACTATGGGCGACAAGGACAAGGCGGACGCTCCGCTAGGGTTCTCCTACGCCGGGCTACAATACTCGACCAAAAATCCGGGGCTTGCTCCGCGCCCGAGCGAGGAGCTGGTAAAGCAGTATTACCCGGCTGGGGTAATAGAGCCGTGGAAGGACGCCGCAGCGGCCATAATCGCAGACAACTGCCAAGACCGTGCAGTGATTATCGCGTCGGCGTTCGCAGCCCCGCTCATGAGGTTCACAGGCGAGGGCGGCGTCGCGCTGGGAACATTCTCACCGGAGTCTGGTCTAGGCAAGTCCACGGCGCTAAAGATCGCTCAAGCAGTATGGGGCCATCCCCGGCGCGGTCTGCAAGGGCTCGACGACACGATGAACGCCACCATCCAAAAGGCGGCAGAACTAAACTCCCTGCCGGTCTACTACGACGAGTTGAAGACGCATGATGAAGTTACGAACTTCACGAGCACCCTCTTTAGGTTGACATCCGGCAAGGGCAAGGCGCGTCTTTCTGCGGCTGCGAAGCAACAGGAAACGCCGACGTGGGACACGATGCTGGTCTATGCGTCAAACGATACAATCGTCGCAGCGCTAACGGAGACGACTAAGGGGACTGTGGCCGGCAATGTTCGCGTGTTTGAGTATCAAACGCGCCCGTTCGCGCCGAGCATAACACCGTCAGCAATGGCGCAGAAAATATCGCAGCTCGAAACCAACTACGGGCGCGCGGGCGAGGTCTACGCGAAGTTTTTAGGCGCTAATGCCGCATCCGTTCGCGCTCAAGTAGCGGAGCGGATGAACAGCTTTGCTGACAAGCTCGGAGCGACTGGCGAAGAACGGTTCTGGGTTAGCGCCATGGTCATAACGCTGGCCGGAGCCGCCTACGCTAACCAGCTCGGGCTCACAAAATTCAACCTACCATCTATGAGGGCGTTCCTGACAGACGAGTTCGATCGCATGCGCGCGGCGCGTAAGATCGCGGCGAACGACCTCATGAATATCCAGTCGATCATAACCATCATGTCCGAGTTCCTCGCGGATATGGCCAGCCGTAGGACGATCCATACCGACCAGATAAACCTTAAAGCGCGTGGTCGCCCCAAACCGTTGAAGCTATTCGAAGACCCGCAGCGCGTAGACCGGCTCGGCGTCCAGATTAAATACGAGACTGCCCCCGGCGACCGCGGCATAATCCTTATAGACGAGAGCGAGCTTGAGAAATGGCTGGGGCAGAAACGCATCCCCATAACCGTGTTTCTTACCTCCGCCGGTAATCTGCTCCGGGCGGATCGTTCGGTAGGCGCACTCGGGACCGGCACGCGCTTAGCCATTTCGAACGTGCGCGTATTCAAAATCGACACGGCGGAAATGTCCGCCGAGCCCTTCCGCAAATTCTGTCGCGACCCTGAAAAACCGATCTAG
- a CDS encoding vWA domain-containing protein: MDSEALYDREMTGQELAQTLNKISHAGARKTPTRLELNAEQHKLWTQTRTALMWSAPAFASIFYSMMADNDPDSAYFTDEVERCGTDGKHLFINPEGFFSKEWNIHNRVAAVAHEIAHAMFDHCGMQNALKTRGVIVTPSGNRIDYDEQIYAESIDYVVNALLAESNIGKIPDNWFYDPNIAKGTDSVFEVYERLYEKREKQENGGGGGGGDNGSQAGPGTDNHCDPGTGDGGAPSQAQSDRSEQEWKNAVAGAMASAQAQGKLPEALKRLFAEQLEPKVSWQEHLRAMITRRVGNDTRSWKKLDRRLIVRGIGAPGKIGFGCGLIDIAIDTSGSVTGPMVDQFLAEVRSILEDVRPQRVRLIWCDAKVHRVDEVDDVQDLEWVRALGAAGGGGTAFEPVFEHIYESGEEPETLLYLTDGLGSFPDAPPDYPVVWGSIYAASTYPFGEVVNIDMQS; encoded by the coding sequence ATGGATAGCGAAGCTCTATACGATCGTGAAATGACTGGCCAAGAGCTGGCCCAAACCTTGAACAAAATCTCCCATGCCGGCGCGAGGAAGACGCCGACGCGGCTCGAACTCAACGCCGAGCAACATAAGCTCTGGACGCAGACTCGCACGGCGCTTATGTGGAGCGCCCCTGCGTTCGCCAGCATCTTCTATTCCATGATGGCGGATAACGACCCGGACTCTGCATACTTCACGGATGAAGTCGAGCGATGCGGGACGGACGGCAAGCATCTGTTCATCAACCCCGAAGGGTTCTTCTCCAAGGAATGGAACATACATAATCGAGTGGCTGCGGTGGCGCACGAGATTGCGCACGCCATGTTCGACCACTGCGGTATGCAGAACGCGCTCAAGACGCGCGGCGTCATTGTTACCCCGAGCGGTAATCGGATTGACTACGACGAACAGATATACGCCGAGAGCATTGACTATGTTGTCAATGCGCTGCTGGCCGAAAGCAACATCGGCAAGATACCCGATAACTGGTTCTATGATCCGAACATCGCCAAGGGAACCGACAGCGTGTTTGAGGTCTATGAGCGCCTCTATGAGAAGCGCGAGAAGCAGGAGAACGGCGGTGGCGGTGGCGGTGGGGATAATGGCAGCCAAGCAGGCCCCGGCACGGACAACCACTGCGACCCCGGCACGGGCGATGGCGGCGCGCCGTCACAGGCTCAGAGCGACCGCAGCGAGCAGGAGTGGAAGAACGCCGTTGCCGGAGCCATGGCCTCGGCTCAAGCGCAGGGGAAGTTGCCCGAGGCGCTCAAACGTCTCTTCGCCGAACAGCTCGAACCGAAAGTGTCATGGCAGGAACACTTGCGCGCCATGATTACCCGGCGCGTCGGCAACGATACGCGCTCGTGGAAGAAGCTGGACCGCCGTTTGATCGTGCGCGGGATTGGAGCGCCCGGCAAGATCGGGTTCGGCTGCGGGTTGATTGACATTGCCATTGATACGTCCGGGTCGGTCACTGGCCCCATGGTGGACCAGTTCCTTGCGGAAGTCCGCAGCATCCTCGAAGACGTTCGCCCGCAGCGCGTGAGGCTCATATGGTGTGACGCCAAGGTGCATCGCGTAGACGAGGTTGACGACGTGCAAGACTTGGAATGGGTGCGCGCGCTCGGCGCTGCCGGCGGCGGTGGGACTGCGTTCGAGCCCGTGTTCGAGCATATCTATGAGAGCGGCGAGGAGCCGGAGACTCTACTCTACCTCACCGACGGTCTCGGGTCATTCCCCGACGCGCCCCCGGACTATCCCGTGGTGTGGGGCAGCATCTACGCTGCATCTACATACCCGTTCGGCGAAGTCGTCAACATCGACATGCAGAGCTAG
- a CDS encoding DNA polymerase: protein MPAAPTFAFPINADITAWGNMRKLFADAESYYDTKTGYSLSKLTPPEYILDARWETIGWSIAIDDSFPVWMEGDELRDFINEEFVSKNEPFMFISHNALFDALILSMRYGIVPAALADTLSMSRALISHKLPRGSVSLKNVGAYFGLEKGDEVVNMNGLRLAQIKASGRYEAYQSYGKQDTAICREIFRNLAPAFPVNEFLINDMVIRMAAYPQFQINETKLFTHKGKLEADKQAILDRVGLDQKTLGSNELFATALRRLGVELPMKESPSTGKQTYAFAKTDKAMTDLAEHPDHDVQALIAARLKVKSTIEESRTQRFIDVASATRDENGICWMPVALKYGGAHTHRFSGDWKLNQQNIPPGSLRESLEAPEGCKVVACDASQIEARLTAYLCGQWDLLRQFADGLDPYSLFASDIYGEVVTKKDKEKRLLGKISLLALGFGMGDETFMNTVRVQSAKVGTPIIISLEMAARVVALYRSKYPNIPKTWRWLGREIPRLASGASKGEMFGPMIFDDRCVWSPDGMPIHYENLRRENGRWKYDNRGIPTILYDGKWLENIVQNLDRVAVMEAALRVRAIERAAGWNLSLAHQVHDEIIYIVPDDLVSVFSRVVYDEMAKSPEWAPDLPLGAEVKIGQNYGDLHEIKL, encoded by the coding sequence ATGCCGGCAGCACCGACATTCGCATTTCCGATAAACGCTGACATTACCGCCTGGGGAAACATGCGCAAACTGTTTGCAGACGCCGAGAGCTACTACGACACGAAGACTGGATATTCTCTAAGCAAGCTGACGCCCCCGGAATACATCCTCGACGCCAGATGGGAGACTATCGGATGGTCTATCGCCATTGACGACAGCTTCCCGGTGTGGATGGAGGGTGACGAGCTACGCGATTTTATCAACGAAGAGTTCGTATCGAAGAACGAACCATTCATGTTCATTTCGCACAACGCCCTGTTCGACGCACTGATATTGTCTATGCGCTATGGGATCGTGCCGGCAGCGTTGGCGGATACGCTGTCCATGAGCCGCGCGTTGATATCGCACAAACTCCCACGAGGCAGCGTCTCGCTCAAGAATGTCGGCGCTTACTTCGGACTGGAGAAGGGCGATGAAGTCGTAAACATGAACGGCCTGCGTCTCGCGCAGATCAAAGCGTCTGGCCGATATGAGGCATATCAGAGCTACGGCAAGCAGGACACGGCCATTTGTCGTGAGATATTCAGGAATCTTGCGCCAGCGTTTCCTGTGAATGAGTTCCTCATAAACGATATGGTGATACGCATGGCAGCGTATCCCCAATTCCAGATAAACGAAACGAAGCTGTTTACCCACAAGGGTAAGCTGGAGGCCGACAAACAAGCAATCCTTGACCGGGTAGGGCTCGACCAGAAGACGCTAGGGTCGAACGAGCTGTTTGCCACTGCGCTGCGTCGGCTAGGCGTTGAGCTCCCTATGAAGGAAAGCCCGTCAACCGGCAAGCAAACATATGCGTTCGCCAAGACGGACAAGGCCATGACCGACTTGGCCGAGCATCCCGACCACGACGTTCAAGCGCTGATCGCCGCGCGCCTCAAGGTCAAATCCACAATCGAGGAAAGCCGAACGCAGCGGTTCATAGACGTGGCAAGCGCCACTCGTGACGAGAACGGCATATGCTGGATGCCTGTCGCGCTCAAATATGGCGGGGCGCATACGCATCGCTTCTCTGGCGACTGGAAGCTCAACCAGCAAAACATTCCACCCGGATCGCTGCGAGAGTCGCTGGAGGCCCCGGAGGGCTGTAAGGTTGTGGCGTGCGACGCTTCGCAGATCGAAGCGCGCCTTACCGCTTACCTCTGCGGGCAATGGGATTTGCTCCGGCAGTTCGCGGACGGGCTCGACCCGTATTCGCTCTTTGCCTCTGACATTTATGGCGAGGTCGTAACGAAGAAGGACAAGGAGAAGCGCCTTCTCGGAAAAATCTCGCTTCTCGCGCTCGGGTTCGGAATGGGCGACGAGACGTTCATGAACACAGTTCGCGTCCAGTCTGCAAAGGTCGGAACGCCGATAATAATTAGTCTGGAAATGGCGGCGCGAGTCGTCGCGCTCTACCGCAGCAAGTATCCGAATATCCCGAAGACGTGGCGCTGGCTAGGGCGCGAGATACCGCGCCTCGCGTCTGGCGCGTCAAAGGGCGAAATGTTCGGCCCTATGATCTTCGATGATAGGTGCGTGTGGTCGCCGGACGGTATGCCGATCCACTACGAGAACTTGCGCCGAGAGAACGGGCGCTGGAAATACGACAACCGCGGCATACCGACGATCTTGTATGACGGTAAGTGGCTTGAGAACATAGTCCAGAACTTAGACCGTGTGGCGGTTATGGAAGCCGCGCTTCGCGTGAGGGCTATAGAGCGCGCCGCAGGTTGGAACCTATCGCTCGCGCATCAGGTGCACGACGAAATCATCTACATCGTGCCGGATGACCTCGTAAGCGTGTTCTCGCGCGTCGTCTACGACGAAATGGCAAAGTCCCCCGAGTGGGCTCCCGACTTGCCTCTAGGGGCGGAGGTAAAAATAGGGCAGAACTACGGAGACCTTCACGAAATAAAGTTATGA